Proteins encoded by one window of Streptomyces uncialis:
- a CDS encoding potassium-transporting ATPase subunit C produces the protein MTPSGGGPPPPRRFPAPPAWAARHLVAVRVVLVLTLLVGLGYPLAMTAAARLPGLRDAAQGSPLTGPGGEHLGSTLIGQSFTDPDGTPLPGRFQPRPSHAGDGYDALASGAGNLGPESTVDTPPTGGEPGTPALLTQVCARSKAIGQREGVDGSRPYCTADGVGAVLGVFRADGATGTATRVVSLNQPCPARPFRARYEGVPVECARPGEDHSAAVVTPVRGGAPARPRVPGDAVTASGSGLDPHISPGYARLQTPRVARERGIGEDVVRALVAGCTTGRPLGVLGEPTVNVVRLNAELDRVRPGEGG, from the coding sequence ATGACGCCCTCCGGTGGCGGGCCACCGCCCCCGCGCCGATTCCCCGCGCCGCCCGCGTGGGCCGCCCGGCACCTCGTCGCGGTACGGGTCGTCCTCGTCCTGACGCTGCTCGTCGGCCTCGGGTATCCGCTCGCCATGACCGCCGCGGCCCGGCTGCCCGGACTGCGGGACGCGGCCCAGGGCTCACCGCTCACCGGTCCCGGCGGCGAACACCTCGGCAGCACGCTGATCGGCCAGTCGTTCACGGACCCCGACGGCACCCCGCTGCCCGGCCGGTTCCAGCCCCGCCCCTCGCACGCGGGGGACGGCTACGACGCGCTGGCGTCCGGCGCCGGGAACCTCGGACCGGAGTCCACGGTCGACACACCGCCCACCGGCGGCGAGCCGGGCACCCCGGCGCTGCTCACCCAGGTCTGCGCGCGCAGCAAGGCGATCGGGCAGCGGGAAGGCGTCGACGGGTCCCGCCCCTACTGCACCGCCGACGGCGTCGGCGCGGTGCTCGGGGTGTTCCGCGCGGACGGCGCCACCGGCACCGCCACCCGGGTCGTGAGCCTCAACCAGCCCTGTCCCGCCCGCCCGTTCCGCGCCCGCTACGAAGGGGTCCCGGTCGAGTGCGCCCGCCCCGGCGAGGACCACTCGGCGGCCGTCGTCACCCCCGTCCGGGGCGGCGCGCCCGCCCGGCCCCGTGTCCCCGGGGACGCGGTCACCGCGAGCGGCAGCGGACTCGACCCCCACATCAGCCCCGGCTACGCCCGGCTCCAGACCCCACGGGTGGCCAGGGAACGGGGCATCGGCGAGGACGTCGTACGGGCCCTGGTCGCCGGCTGCACCACCGGACGCCCGCTCGGTGTGCTCGGGGAACCCACGGTGAACGTCGTCCGGCTGAACGCGGAGCTCGACCGCGTCCGTCCCGGCGAAGGGGGCTGA
- the kdpA gene encoding potassium-transporting ATPase subunit KdpA, translated as MHGWLQAALVVAVVVGLHVPLGDHMARVLGGARHTRAERVLYRFLGVDPDREQHWRHYLSAVLAFTTAGIAALFALFTWQHELPWSTGHDGMPWRLALHTAVSFTTNTSWQNYAAEDTTGHLAVMAGLGTQAFASAAVGICVALALIRGLIRQGGDALGNFWVDLTRTVFRVLLPLAAVAGLLFIALGVPQTLGAPQPVTTVAGGTQVLPGGPVGSWESVKLLSGDGGGFFNASSAHPYENPSAWSNALSAVLMLLIPTAFVRTYGRLIGSTRQSWTLLAVVGVLFGLLATAATLAQGAGGGTVTEAVGGQYEGTETRIGVPGSTLFGIAATASADGAGGSSYDSFSALGGGVLLSAMMLGEIAPGGTGSGLYGLLIAVLVAMFVGGLMVGRTPEYLGKRLGWREMRFVALYTLVAPVTILSCAALAVALGPGVSSMDEPGPHGLTELVYAYTSGVVSNGSAMAGFDGTTDFHQLLMTAAMLIGRYLPMVFLLALAGRLARLTPSAVTSGTLRARGAAFVVLATGSALILALLNFLPVLSLGPLAEGLG; from the coding sequence ATGCACGGCTGGCTCCAGGCCGCCCTCGTCGTCGCCGTGGTGGTGGGACTGCATGTCCCGCTCGGCGACCATATGGCCCGGGTCCTCGGCGGGGCACGCCACACCCGGGCGGAGCGGGTGCTGTACCGGTTCCTCGGTGTCGACCCGGACCGCGAACAGCACTGGCGGCACTATCTGTCCGCCGTGCTCGCGTTCACCACGGCCGGGATCGCCGCGCTGTTCGCGCTCTTCACCTGGCAGCACGAACTGCCCTGGTCCACCGGCCACGACGGCATGCCGTGGCGGCTCGCCCTGCACACCGCCGTCAGCTTCACCACCAACACCAGCTGGCAGAACTACGCGGCCGAGGACACCACCGGCCATCTCGCCGTGATGGCGGGCCTCGGCACCCAGGCGTTCGCCTCGGCAGCCGTCGGGATATGTGTGGCGCTCGCGCTGATCCGGGGGCTGATCCGGCAAGGAGGGGACGCACTCGGGAACTTCTGGGTCGACCTGACCCGTACCGTGTTCCGCGTCCTGCTGCCGCTCGCCGCCGTCGCCGGGCTGTTGTTCATCGCGCTCGGGGTACCGCAGACCCTCGGCGCCCCGCAGCCGGTGACCACCGTCGCGGGCGGTACGCAGGTCCTGCCCGGCGGCCCGGTGGGCTCCTGGGAGTCGGTCAAGCTGTTGTCGGGGGACGGTGGCGGCTTCTTCAACGCGAGCAGCGCGCATCCCTACGAGAACCCCTCGGCGTGGTCCAACGCGCTGTCGGCCGTGCTGATGCTGCTGATCCCGACCGCGTTCGTCCGCACCTACGGACGGCTCATCGGTTCGACCCGGCAGAGCTGGACCCTGCTCGCCGTCGTCGGTGTGCTCTTCGGGCTGCTCGCCACCGCCGCGACCCTGGCACAGGGCGCCGGGGGCGGGACGGTCACCGAGGCGGTCGGCGGTCAGTACGAGGGGACCGAGACCCGGATCGGTGTCCCGGGCTCCACCCTGTTCGGGATCGCGGCCACCGCGAGCGCGGACGGCGCGGGAGGCTCCTCGTACGACAGTTTCTCCGCGTTGGGGGGCGGGGTGCTGCTCAGCGCGATGATGCTCGGTGAGATCGCCCCGGGTGGTACCGGCAGCGGGCTGTACGGGCTGCTGATCGCGGTGCTGGTGGCCATGTTCGTCGGCGGACTGATGGTCGGCCGGACGCCCGAGTACCTCGGCAAGCGGCTGGGGTGGCGGGAGATGCGGTTCGTCGCCCTGTACACGCTGGTCGCCCCCGTCACGATCCTGTCCTGCGCCGCCCTCGCGGTCGCGCTGGGGCCCGGGGTCTCGTCGATGGACGAGCCGGGACCGCACGGGCTGACCGAACTGGTCTACGCGTACACGTCCGGTGTGGTGAGCAACGGCAGCGCGATGGCGGGCTTCGACGGCACCACCGACTTCCATCAACTGCTGATGACCGCGGCGATGCTGATCGGCCGCTATCTGCCGATGGTGTTCCTGCTGGCCCTCGCCGGGCGGCTGGCGCGCCTGACTCCGTCGGCGGTCACCTCCGGCACCCTTCGGGCCCGCGGCGCGGCCTTCGTGGTCCTCGCGACCGGTTCCGCGCTGATCCTGGCCCTGCTCAACTTCCTGCCCGTCCTGTCGCTGGGCCCGCTGGCGGAAGGTCTGGGGTGA
- a CDS encoding glycoside hydrolase family 19 protein — translation MSKRRFTAVLAALAVAGGAAVIIPATQAAAAPCSSYQSWVRGQSYQVGDIVRYTDGRAYIAEHANPGYDPTVSTWFWNPHTCETGPVEPEPTEPAGDFVVSSAQFNQMFPGRNSFYTYAGLKAALSAYPAFAKTGSDTLKKQEAAAFLANINHETGGLVHVVEQNTANYPHYCDASQPYGCPAGQAAYYGRGPIQLSWNFNYKAAGDALGIDLLRNPSLVQNDSAVAWKTALWYWNTQSGPGTMTGHNAMVNGAGFGQTIRSINGSLECDGRNPAQVQSRINSYQRFAGVLGVPTGGNLSC, via the coding sequence ATGTCCAAGCGACGCTTCACCGCCGTACTCGCCGCCCTCGCCGTCGCCGGCGGGGCCGCGGTGATCATCCCGGCGACGCAGGCCGCGGCCGCGCCCTGTTCGAGCTACCAGTCATGGGTGCGCGGCCAGTCGTACCAGGTCGGCGACATCGTGCGGTACACCGACGGCCGGGCCTACATCGCCGAGCACGCCAACCCCGGCTACGACCCGACCGTCTCCACCTGGTTCTGGAACCCCCACACGTGCGAGACCGGGCCCGTCGAGCCCGAACCCACGGAACCGGCCGGCGACTTCGTGGTGAGCTCCGCGCAGTTCAACCAGATGTTCCCGGGCCGCAACTCCTTCTACACGTACGCCGGGCTCAAGGCCGCGCTCAGCGCCTACCCGGCCTTCGCGAAGACGGGCAGCGACACGCTCAAGAAGCAGGAGGCCGCGGCCTTCCTCGCCAACATCAACCACGAGACCGGCGGCCTCGTCCACGTCGTCGAGCAGAACACCGCCAACTACCCGCACTACTGCGACGCGAGCCAGCCCTACGGCTGCCCCGCGGGCCAGGCGGCGTACTACGGACGCGGCCCCATCCAGCTCAGCTGGAACTTCAACTACAAGGCCGCCGGTGACGCGCTCGGCATCGACCTGCTGCGCAACCCCTCGCTCGTCCAGAACGACTCGGCCGTCGCCTGGAAGACCGCCCTGTGGTACTGGAACACCCAGTCCGGTCCCGGCACGATGACCGGCCACAACGCGATGGTGAACGGCGCCGGGTTCGGCCAGACCATCCGCAGCATCAACGGCTCCCTGGAGTGCGACGGCCGCAACCCCGCGCAGGTCCAGAGCCGCATCAACTCCTACCAGCGGTTCGCCGGCGTCCTCGGCGTCCCCACGGGAGGCAACCTCTCCTGCTGA
- a CDS encoding NADP-dependent oxidoreductase, producing the protein MPKAFVFTRHGGPEAQALVDRAKPVPGPGELLVAVRAAGVNPVDWKLREGLRRPGAGEPRFPVVLGSEVAGTVEALGPDVSGFQVGDAVFGNPSDGGYAEYTLLPVALAARKPDAVSFTDAAALPVAAATALDGVRQLALPRGATLLVTGAGGGVGASALQLAVASGLRVVGLASAGKKEFVESLGAVHVASGPGFAARVGAVTPDGVDGVLDLVGGEVLQEAGPLVADRTKLVSAGDREGVTRLGGAFVVRARAADVLGELAARVADGSLDPRVTRVVPLDRAAEALREVEEGHARGKTVIEIGGGDPGGDPGGHPGGHVGRDPDGHSGGRPGGHSGGDRDGRPGGEARR; encoded by the coding sequence ATGCCGAAGGCATTCGTGTTCACCCGTCACGGCGGCCCCGAGGCCCAGGCCCTCGTGGACCGGGCCAAGCCCGTGCCGGGCCCGGGTGAACTCCTGGTCGCCGTACGGGCCGCCGGGGTCAACCCGGTCGACTGGAAGCTCCGGGAAGGGCTGCGCAGACCGGGCGCCGGGGAACCGCGCTTCCCGGTGGTCCTCGGCAGCGAGGTCGCGGGGACCGTCGAGGCGCTGGGGCCGGACGTCAGCGGGTTCCAGGTGGGGGACGCCGTCTTCGGCAACCCGTCGGACGGCGGCTACGCCGAGTACACCCTGTTGCCCGTCGCCCTCGCCGCCCGTAAACCGGACGCGGTCTCCTTCACCGACGCGGCGGCCCTGCCCGTCGCCGCGGCCACCGCCCTGGACGGAGTGCGTCAGCTCGCCCTGCCCCGGGGCGCGACCCTGCTGGTGACGGGCGCGGGCGGCGGGGTCGGCGCCTCGGCCCTGCAACTCGCCGTGGCCTCGGGTCTGCGGGTCGTGGGGCTCGCGAGCGCCGGGAAGAAGGAGTTCGTGGAGTCCCTGGGCGCCGTGCACGTGGCCTCCGGCCCCGGCTTCGCCGCCCGGGTGGGCGCCGTCACCCCGGACGGCGTGGACGGTGTGCTCGACCTCGTGGGCGGTGAGGTGCTCCAGGAGGCCGGGCCGCTGGTCGCCGACCGGACGAAGTTGGTCAGCGCCGGGGACCGGGAAGGCGTCACCCGGCTCGGCGGCGCCTTCGTGGTCCGCGCCCGTGCCGCCGACGTCCTCGGTGAACTGGCCGCCCGGGTGGCCGACGGCTCCCTAGACCCCCGGGTCACCCGCGTCGTGCCGCTGGACCGCGCGGCCGAGGCGCTGCGCGAGGTCGAGGAGGGGCACGCCCGGGGAAAGACGGTCATCGAGATCGGCGGCGGTGACCCCGGCGGTGACCCCGGCGGACATCCCGGTGGGCACGTCGGCCGAGATCCTGACGGGCATTCCGGCGGGCGTCCTGGTGGGCACTCCGGCGGAGACCGTGACGGGCGTCCCGGTGGGGAGGCCCGCCGGTGA
- a CDS encoding GNAT family N-acetyltransferase: MTGVPHILDNPAYAALHGPHARFAERVGRVVRYQLDVSPWLGMPEEPGPQDWADLAALVGPDTEVPLPATGVTLPEGWTLVDRLAGVQFVDAGLVAAHDAEAVRLGPADVPEMLDLVARTRPGPFLPRTVELGTYLGIRRGGALVAMAGERLRPPGWTEISAVCTDPGHQGQGLAARLVRAVAAGVRDRGEVPFLHTSARNTHAIRVYEHMGFRLRRTTEFGAARTPPAAGR; this comes from the coding sequence CTGACCGGGGTGCCGCACATCCTCGACAATCCGGCGTACGCCGCGCTCCACGGTCCGCACGCGCGCTTCGCGGAGCGCGTCGGCCGGGTCGTCCGCTATCAGCTGGACGTGTCGCCCTGGCTCGGGATGCCCGAGGAGCCGGGCCCGCAGGACTGGGCGGACCTCGCCGCGCTGGTGGGGCCGGACACCGAGGTGCCGCTCCCGGCGACCGGGGTGACCCTGCCCGAGGGCTGGACGCTGGTCGACCGGCTGGCCGGGGTCCAGTTCGTGGACGCCGGTCTGGTGGCCGCGCATGACGCCGAGGCGGTACGGCTCGGGCCCGCCGATGTGCCCGAGATGCTGGATCTGGTGGCCCGGACCCGGCCGGGGCCGTTCCTGCCCCGGACCGTCGAACTCGGCACGTATCTCGGTATCCGCCGGGGCGGCGCGCTGGTCGCGATGGCGGGGGAACGGCTCAGACCGCCGGGCTGGACGGAGATCAGCGCGGTCTGCACCGACCCCGGCCACCAGGGCCAGGGCCTCGCCGCACGGCTGGTGCGCGCGGTCGCGGCCGGTGTCCGGGACCGCGGTGAGGTCCCGTTCCTGCACACCAGCGCGCGCAACACCCACGCCATCCGGGTGTACGAACACATGGGATTCCGGCTGCGCAGGACCACGGAGTTCGGCGCCGCGCGCACCCCGCCGGCCGCAGGACGGTAG
- a CDS encoding fibronectin type III domain-containing protein gives MRRIPPHRIPLRALPLCAAAFLLTSCGWTDDGPSVAPPAAPIGVTAEAGSSSTVHVMWNRPGPGAKVEGYSVYQGEKLVKELPGEQYMVDISGLKPSASYSFTVRARDDRGTLGPRSRAVKVTTPRFKKADKKPPTVPGELKGDARGARSALLTWKSSTDDQAVASYDIYQSGTKIHSAGAKATRTVVTGLRPGTDYTFTVKARDASDNSSAASNALRLTTAEGAEDARGTAPTEFEAVSREEDGSYHIDLSWNPPETDGVVMQYRIQLNREQTTSLVWGGNPPKGRAKHSFYADREKGVTYRVRIQAMLPDGTFGEYSPERVVVTGEAPKR, from the coding sequence GTGCGACGCATCCCCCCACACCGCATCCCCCTCCGCGCCCTGCCGCTGTGCGCGGCGGCGTTCCTCCTGACCTCCTGCGGGTGGACCGACGACGGCCCGTCCGTCGCACCGCCCGCCGCGCCCATCGGCGTCACCGCCGAGGCCGGGAGCTCCAGCACCGTCCATGTCATGTGGAACCGGCCCGGCCCCGGCGCCAAGGTCGAGGGCTACTCCGTCTACCAGGGCGAGAAACTGGTCAAGGAACTGCCCGGTGAGCAGTACATGGTCGACATATCCGGGCTCAAGCCCTCGGCCTCGTACTCCTTCACGGTCCGGGCGCGCGACGACCGCGGCACCCTCGGCCCCAGGAGCAGGGCCGTCAAGGTGACCACCCCGCGGTTCAAGAAGGCCGACAAGAAGCCGCCGACGGTACCCGGCGAGCTGAAGGGCGACGCCCGGGGTGCCCGCAGCGCGCTGCTGACCTGGAAGAGCTCCACCGACGACCAGGCCGTCGCGTCGTACGACATCTACCAGTCGGGCACGAAGATCCACAGCGCGGGCGCGAAGGCCACCCGCACCGTGGTGACCGGGCTGCGGCCCGGGACCGACTACACCTTCACGGTCAAGGCGCGGGACGCGTCCGACAACTCCTCGGCCGCGAGCAACGCGCTGCGGCTGACGACCGCCGAGGGCGCGGAGGACGCCCGGGGCACGGCGCCGACCGAGTTCGAGGCGGTCTCCCGCGAGGAGGACGGGTCGTACCACATCGACCTGTCGTGGAACCCGCCGGAGACCGACGGGGTCGTGATGCAGTACCGCATCCAGCTCAACCGTGAGCAGACCACGTCCCTGGTCTGGGGCGGCAATCCGCCGAAGGGCCGCGCGAAGCACAGCTTCTACGCCGACCGGGAGAAGGGCGTCACCTATCGCGTACGCATCCAGGCGATGCTGCCGGACGGCACGTTCGGGGAGTACTCGCCGGAGCGGGTCGTGGTGACGGGCGAGGCCCCGAAGCGGTAG
- a CDS encoding glycoside hydrolase family 75 protein, with the protein MTARHCPHLEGLFIVHNRTTVLATAIGTVLLAPAALSAEALPLPPPPRWEHRAPVVREAAVTAADLLAAVKGCAQVSQGRFRTDAVAAAESVPVCGTAGAVHWTADMDIDCDGRPGRYCNKETDPSFTAMTAFQQSDGRYLSAEELPFIVVPARGSRWKHSDHGVHGGSVVAVIHEDKVLYAVVGDTGPTGIIGEASYAAAEALGIPSDPRTGGVPSGVTYIVFKDSKAKPIESRSAAVTEGERLARELVARTG; encoded by the coding sequence GTGACAGCTCGTCACTGTCCGCATCTGGAGGGTCTGTTCATCGTGCACAACCGGACGACGGTACTCGCCACCGCGATCGGCACCGTCCTGCTCGCCCCCGCCGCCCTCTCGGCCGAGGCTCTTCCGCTGCCCCCGCCGCCGCGCTGGGAGCACCGCGCCCCCGTCGTGCGGGAGGCGGCCGTCACGGCCGCCGACCTCCTCGCCGCGGTGAAGGGCTGCGCCCAGGTGTCCCAGGGCAGGTTCCGCACCGACGCCGTCGCGGCGGCGGAGTCCGTCCCGGTGTGCGGGACGGCCGGGGCCGTCCACTGGACCGCCGACATGGACATCGACTGCGACGGCCGCCCCGGGCGGTACTGCAACAAGGAGACCGACCCCTCCTTCACCGCCATGACGGCCTTCCAGCAGTCGGACGGCCGCTATCTGAGCGCCGAGGAACTGCCGTTCATCGTCGTGCCCGCCCGTGGCTCCCGGTGGAAGCACAGCGACCACGGCGTCCACGGCGGCAGCGTCGTCGCCGTGATCCACGAGGACAAGGTGCTGTACGCCGTCGTCGGTGACACCGGCCCGACCGGGATCATCGGTGAGGCGTCGTACGCGGCGGCCGAGGCGCTGGGCATCCCGTCCGATCCCCGGACGGGCGGAGTGCCGTCCGGGGTCACGTACATCGTGTTCAAGGACTCGAAGGCCAAGCCCATCGAGAGCCGTTCGGCCGCCGTCACGGAGGGGGAGCGGCTGGCCCGGGAACTCGTCGCCCGCACCGGCTGA
- a CDS encoding PTS-dependent dihydroxyacetone kinase phosphotransferase subunit DhaM → MGGNDAGARAADARPGERVVGIVLVSHSAAVAASVAELALGLAAGGAPAPIAAAGGTEGGGLGTSSELISVAAARVDRGAGVAVLTDLGSAVLTVKALLAEGDELPEATRLVDAPFVEGAIAALVTASTGADLDAVATAATEAYDYRKV, encoded by the coding sequence GTGGGAGGGAACGACGCGGGCGCGCGGGCGGCGGACGCACGGCCCGGTGAGCGGGTCGTCGGCATCGTACTGGTGTCGCACAGCGCGGCGGTCGCGGCGTCGGTCGCCGAACTGGCGCTGGGGCTGGCCGCGGGCGGCGCCCCGGCGCCGATCGCCGCGGCGGGCGGCACCGAGGGCGGCGGGCTCGGTACGAGCTCGGAACTGATCTCCGTGGCGGCGGCCCGGGTCGACCGGGGCGCGGGGGTCGCGGTGCTAACGGATCTCGGCAGCGCGGTCCTCACCGTCAAGGCGCTGCTGGCCGAGGGCGACGAACTCCCCGAGGCGACCCGACTGGTGGACGCGCCGTTCGTGGAGGGGGCGATCGCCGCGCTGGTCACCGCGTCCACCGGCGCCGATCTGGACGCGGTCGCCACGGCGGCCACGGAGGCGTACGACTACCGCAAGGTGTGA
- the dhaL gene encoding dihydroxyacetone kinase subunit DhaL: MLDSEFFRRWMSATAVSVDREAASLTALDSPIGDADHGSNMQRGFLAVVTTLDKEPPAAPGAVLVLAGRQLISTVGGASGPLYGTLLRRTGKALGDADEVSEADLAAALRTGVDAVATLGGAAPGDKTMLDALLPAVDALGDGGSFAAARAAADAGAEATTPMLARKGRASYLGERSIGHQDPGATSSALLIAALADAAGSGASGE, translated from the coding sequence GTGCTCGACTCCGAGTTCTTCCGCCGCTGGATGAGCGCGACCGCCGTGTCCGTGGACCGTGAGGCGGCGAGTCTCACCGCGCTCGACTCCCCGATCGGGGACGCCGACCACGGCAGCAACATGCAACGCGGCTTTCTCGCCGTGGTGACCACCCTGGACAAGGAGCCCCCGGCGGCACCGGGCGCCGTCCTCGTCCTGGCGGGCCGTCAGCTCATCTCCACCGTCGGCGGTGCTTCGGGCCCGCTGTACGGGACGCTGCTGCGCCGGACCGGGAAGGCGCTCGGCGACGCGGACGAGGTGTCCGAGGCCGATCTGGCGGCGGCGCTGCGTACCGGGGTCGACGCGGTGGCCACGCTCGGCGGCGCGGCGCCCGGCGACAAGACGATGCTCGACGCGCTGCTGCCCGCGGTGGACGCGCTGGGCGACGGCGGCTCGTTCGCCGCGGCGCGGGCCGCGGCGGACGCGGGCGCGGAGGCGACGACACCGATGCTCGCGCGCAAGGGCCGGGCGAGCTATCTCGGTGAACGCAGCATCGGCCATCAGGACCCGGGGGCGACCTCGTCCGCGCTGCTGATCGCGGCGCTCGCGGACGCGGCCGGATCGGGGGCGTCCGGTGAGTGA
- the dhaK gene encoding dihydroxyacetone kinase subunit DhaK: MRMLINVAETVVADALRGMAAAHPELTVDVENRVIVRRDAPVAGKVGLISGGGSGHEPLHGGFVGPGMLSAACPGEVFTSPVPDQMLRAAAAVDSGAGVLFVVKNYTGDVLNFDMAAELAEDEGIQVAKVLVNDDVAVLDSLFTAGRRGTGATLFVEKIAGAAADEGMPLARVEAIARQVNESSRSFGVALSSVTTPAKGSPTFDLPSGELELGIGIHGEPGRERRAMMTAREIADFSVQAVLEDLEPRNPVLVLVNGMGATPLLELYGYHAEVRRVLDERGVTVARTLVGNYVTSLDMAGASVTLCQVDEELLRLWDAPVSTPGLRWGM; this comes from the coding sequence TTGCGCATGCTCATCAATGTCGCCGAGACCGTGGTGGCCGACGCCCTGCGGGGGATGGCCGCGGCACATCCGGAACTCACCGTCGACGTGGAGAACCGGGTCATCGTGCGCCGGGACGCGCCCGTCGCCGGGAAGGTCGGGCTGATCTCGGGCGGCGGGTCCGGGCACGAGCCGCTGCACGGCGGATTCGTGGGGCCGGGAATGCTCTCGGCCGCGTGTCCGGGCGAGGTCTTCACCTCGCCCGTGCCCGACCAGATGCTGCGGGCCGCGGCGGCCGTGGACAGCGGTGCCGGGGTGCTGTTCGTCGTCAAGAACTACACCGGTGACGTGCTCAACTTCGACATGGCGGCCGAGCTCGCCGAGGACGAGGGCATCCAGGTCGCGAAGGTCCTGGTCAACGATGACGTGGCGGTGCTGGACAGCCTTTTCACCGCCGGCCGGCGCGGCACCGGGGCCACCCTGTTCGTGGAGAAGATCGCGGGCGCGGCGGCCGACGAGGGCATGCCGCTGGCGCGCGTCGAGGCGATCGCCCGTCAGGTGAACGAGAGCTCCCGCAGCTTCGGGGTCGCGCTCAGCTCGGTGACCACCCCCGCGAAGGGCAGTCCGACGTTCGACCTGCCGTCCGGTGAGCTGGAGCTCGGCATCGGCATCCACGGGGAACCGGGCCGGGAGCGGCGGGCGATGATGACCGCGCGGGAGATCGCGGACTTCTCGGTGCAGGCCGTACTGGAGGACCTGGAGCCGCGGAACCCGGTCCTGGTCCTCGTCAACGGCATGGGCGCGACCCCGCTGCTGGAGCTGTACGGGTATCACGCCGAGGTACGGCGGGTCCTCGACGAGCGCGGGGTGACGGTGGCCCGGACCCTGGTCGGCAACTACGTGACCTCGCTGGACATGGCGGGCGCGTCCGTGACGCTCTGCCAGGTCGACGAGGAGCTGCTGCGCCTGTGGGACGCCCCGGTCAGCACCCCCGGCCTGCGCTGGGGCATGTGA
- a CDS encoding MFS transporter, whose product MTPPPPPIPEPEPDAEPKADTKTAASTGTGTDPDPDPDATVRKARRRYITVCALFWLPIGLTIAPLVLLFTERGMALTAVAGFFAAHSLTTALLELPTGGLSDVIGRRAVLAAAGLLNAVAFTFQALGTTAWALTVGMALMGAARALSSGPAEAWYVDTVQAARGPGAELRTGLARGGAAVSAALAVGTLVGGGVPWLLGLGPDPGERLREATSGAVLPLSVPPLMGSAVALVFVAYVLAVLREPGRPSVTPAGVLRGVPATVAAGLRLGGRNALVRRVLLSAAAAGGGLATVELLVPGRAAALTGAPESGAVLFAGLACTGFVCSALGNQLAPLTARLTGSGERAVLASLSVCAAGLLLLGVTSAATDGAPLALAAMGYGLLYLGLGAAGPNENDLLHRSVTSAGRATALSVQSLALQLAGVVAGLTVTALPAGPLPWLLVSAVLFAAALLWTRRVSGAGPGPSPEATGDRATEPARPMAQGRPG is encoded by the coding sequence ATGACTCCTCCCCCGCCCCCGATACCCGAACCCGAACCCGACGCCGAGCCCAAGGCCGACACGAAGACCGCCGCGAGCACGGGCACAGGCACAGACCCGGACCCGGACCCGGACGCGACCGTGCGGAAGGCGCGCCGCCGGTACATCACCGTGTGCGCCCTCTTCTGGCTGCCCATAGGGCTGACCATCGCGCCGCTGGTGCTGCTGTTCACCGAGCGGGGCATGGCGCTGACGGCCGTCGCGGGGTTCTTCGCCGCGCACTCCCTCACCACGGCGCTGCTCGAACTGCCCACCGGCGGGCTCTCGGACGTCATCGGCCGCCGCGCCGTCCTGGCCGCCGCCGGACTGCTGAACGCCGTCGCCTTCACCTTCCAGGCCCTGGGCACCACCGCCTGGGCACTCACCGTCGGCATGGCCCTGATGGGCGCGGCCCGCGCGCTCTCCAGCGGCCCGGCGGAGGCCTGGTACGTCGACACCGTGCAGGCCGCGCGAGGTCCCGGCGCCGAGCTGCGGACCGGGCTGGCCCGGGGCGGCGCGGCGGTCTCGGCCGCGCTCGCGGTGGGCACCCTGGTGGGCGGCGGGGTGCCCTGGCTGCTGGGCCTCGGCCCGGACCCGGGCGAGCGGCTGCGCGAGGCGACCTCGGGTGCGGTGCTCCCGCTGTCCGTGCCGCCCCTGATGGGCTCGGCGGTCGCGCTGGTGTTCGTCGCGTACGTGCTGGCCGTGCTCCGGGAACCCGGACGTCCGTCGGTGACACCGGCGGGTGTGCTCCGGGGCGTTCCCGCGACCGTCGCCGCCGGACTGCGGCTCGGGGGACGGAACGCGCTGGTGCGGCGGGTGCTGCTGAGCGCGGCGGCGGCGGGCGGTGGACTCGCCACGGTGGAACTCCTCGTCCCGGGACGGGCGGCGGCCCTGACGGGCGCCCCGGAGTCGGGAGCCGTGCTGTTCGCCGGGCTCGCCTGCACCGGGTTCGTCTGCTCGGCACTCGGCAACCAGCTCGCGCCCCTGACGGCCCGGCTGACGGGCAGCGGGGAACGCGCGGTGCTGGCGTCGCTGAGCGTCTGTGCCGCCGGTCTGCTGCTGCTCGGGGTGACCAGCGCGGCCACGGACGGCGCCCCGTTGGCGCTGGCGGCCATGGGCTACGGGCTGCTGTACCTCGGTCTGGGCGCGGCGGGGCCCAACGAGAACGACCTGCTGCACCGGAGCGTGACCAGCGCCGGACGGGCGACCGCGCTGTCCGTGCAGTCCCTGGCGCTGCAACTGGCGGGAGTGGTCGCGGGCCTGACGGTCACCGCGCTCCCCGCCGGGCCGCTGCCCTGGCTGCTGGTGTCGGCCGTGCTGTTCGCGGCGGCCCTCCTGTGGACGCGCCGGGTGTCCGGCGCGGGGCCTGGTCCGTCCCCCGAGGCTACCGGCGACCGGGCCACGGAGCCCGCCCGCCCGATGGCCCAGGGTCGCCCGGGTTGA